Proteins encoded in a region of the Stieleria neptunia genome:
- the sigZ gene encoding RNA polymerase sigma factor SigZ → MNPSPPSVTTEQIWRELSERLRHFVQSRIPGAGDVDDILQNVFLRIHQKFDALRDTERMESWVFQITRNAITDHYRGKRNLTQESDSLLEVTEPSSEGNVNQEVAACIAALIDHLPEVSKRAVSMYELEGFSQAEIARRESISLSGAKSRIQRGRKKLEEILHACCQFQLDTRRNVLECEARSNEKTADCDRCD, encoded by the coding sequence ATGAACCCCAGTCCGCCATCGGTGACGACTGAACAGATCTGGCGTGAGCTGAGTGAACGGCTCCGCCATTTCGTTCAGTCTCGAATTCCTGGTGCGGGGGATGTCGACGACATTTTGCAAAACGTGTTTCTGCGAATCCATCAGAAATTCGACGCGTTACGGGACACGGAACGGATGGAATCCTGGGTGTTTCAAATCACGCGCAACGCGATCACCGACCACTATCGCGGCAAGCGAAACTTGACTCAAGAATCCGATTCGCTCTTGGAAGTGACGGAACCGAGCAGCGAAGGAAACGTGAACCAGGAAGTCGCCGCCTGCATCGCGGCGCTGATCGATCACTTGCCGGAAGTCAGCAAGCGAGCGGTTTCGATGTACGAACTGGAAGGGTTCTCCCAGGCCGAGATCGCCAGACGCGAATCGATCTCTCTTTCGGGTGCCAAGTCGCGGATTCAGCGGGGGCGAAAGAAGCTTGAAGAAATCCTTCACGCGTGTTGTCAGTTTCAGCTGGACACGCGCCGCAACGTTTTGGAGTGCGAGGCCAGGAGTAACGAAAAAACAGCCGATTGCGATCGCTGCGACTGA
- a CDS encoding alpha-L-fucosidase yields the protein MSQTSRTILFVVLASVCFQTKVMMAAEPRYDGTWESLQTMPVPAWFDDGKIGIFIHWGPYSAIGYRKGNRGYAEHVPKLLYEDSAHYYPYMKQRWGATPPEFGYKDILPEFKAEKWDPDAWAELFDDVGARYVVLTAEHHDGWANWDSDLTPWNAVRMGPKRDLVGELGQAVRKRGLKYAPSYHRERHTGFFAKDKYVVHSEPRDDIAEEIRRVPEAASLYGPFHYDKAFVDDYVARWKEIQEKYHPDFLWVDDFPIYTRDGNQVRNGKMKSEIKYFDDQVRLMITDFMNDAAARGQEVYCNNKGANRNWPDGVGCLEKDNLKLKVIGPKWQSCTTFGTSFGYLKGDRYKTVEGVIHEMVEVVSRNGNFLINIGPKADGTLVAQQVERLRAMGDWLKINGDAIYGTRYWKVNAQENERLAFTTKGNTLYAIKLARPSAPFTIEATAGWQASDVNSVRLIGSKSAVDWSIGTEGLRITPPSEVGTSQYAWAFEIVTNAPQHQPAAIVSDPEQALKRTRKVDLDGSGK from the coding sequence ATGAGTCAAACATCAAGAACAATTCTTTTCGTCGTGCTGGCATCGGTCTGTTTCCAGACGAAGGTCATGATGGCGGCCGAGCCGCGCTATGACGGCACCTGGGAATCACTTCAAACGATGCCGGTTCCGGCGTGGTTTGATGATGGCAAGATCGGCATCTTCATCCACTGGGGACCGTACAGTGCGATCGGTTACCGCAAGGGCAACCGGGGATACGCCGAGCATGTGCCGAAGTTACTCTATGAAGACTCGGCGCATTATTACCCCTACATGAAACAGCGCTGGGGCGCGACGCCGCCGGAGTTCGGCTACAAGGACATCCTCCCCGAGTTCAAAGCCGAGAAGTGGGATCCGGACGCGTGGGCGGAGTTATTTGACGACGTCGGTGCCCGCTATGTCGTGCTGACGGCGGAACATCACGACGGCTGGGCCAATTGGGATTCCGATCTGACACCGTGGAACGCCGTCCGCATGGGGCCGAAACGGGACCTGGTCGGTGAGCTTGGCCAGGCGGTTCGCAAGCGCGGCCTCAAGTACGCGCCGTCGTACCATCGCGAGCGGCATACCGGTTTCTTTGCCAAAGACAAATACGTCGTTCACAGCGAGCCGCGCGACGATATCGCCGAAGAGATTCGTCGCGTCCCCGAGGCGGCGTCGCTATACGGGCCGTTCCACTACGACAAGGCGTTCGTCGACGACTACGTCGCCAGATGGAAGGAGATTCAAGAGAAGTATCACCCGGATTTTCTGTGGGTCGACGACTTTCCGATCTACACCCGCGACGGCAATCAGGTCCGCAACGGAAAGATGAAGTCCGAGATCAAGTACTTCGACGATCAAGTCCGCCTCATGATCACCGACTTCATGAACGACGCTGCGGCCCGCGGCCAGGAAGTGTACTGCAACAACAAAGGCGCTAACCGCAACTGGCCCGACGGCGTCGGCTGTTTGGAGAAGGACAACCTGAAGCTCAAGGTGATCGGCCCGAAGTGGCAGAGCTGCACGACGTTCGGCACGTCCTTCGGTTATCTCAAAGGCGATCGATACAAAACGGTTGAAGGTGTCATCCATGAAATGGTCGAAGTGGTCAGCCGCAACGGCAACTTCCTGATCAACATCGGACCGAAAGCGGACGGCACGCTGGTTGCCCAGCAGGTCGAGCGGCTTCGCGCGATGGGAGACTGGTTGAAGATCAACGGCGACGCCATCTATGGCACGCGTTATTGGAAAGTGAACGCTCAAGAAAATGAACGCCTCGCTTTTACGACCAAGGGGAACACGCTGTACGCCATCAAACTGGCAAGACCCTCGGCCCCCTTCACGATCGAAGCCACCGCCGGCTGGCAGGCGTCGGACGTGAACTCCGTCCGGTTGATCGGCAGCAAGTCCGCGGTCGATTGGTCCATCGGAACCGAGGGACTCCGCATCACACCGCCGAGTGAGGTTGGCACCAGCCAGTACGCCTGGGCGTTCGAAATCGTCACCAACGCACCGCAGCACCAGCCCGCCGCCATCGTTTCCGATCCCGAACAGGCCTTGAAGCGCACCCGCAAGGTCGATCTTGACGGAAGCGGCAAGTGA